A region from the Streptosporangium sp. NBC_01756 genome encodes:
- a CDS encoding DUF742 domain-containing protein, protein MDEEAGPIVRPYALIGGRTRSSGDELDLVAMVTATGAIVPHGFVPGPEQERILSLVTTATSVADIASDLDLPLGVVRVLLGDLQDHQLISIGRASASERILKEVINGLRAL, encoded by the coding sequence ATGGACGAGGAGGCCGGGCCGATCGTCCGGCCTTATGCGCTCATCGGAGGGCGGACCCGCTCATCCGGCGACGAACTGGACCTGGTCGCGATGGTCACCGCGACCGGGGCCATCGTGCCCCACGGCTTCGTCCCCGGACCGGAACAGGAACGCATCCTCTCCCTGGTCACCACCGCGACATCGGTGGCCGACATCGCCTCGGACCTCGACCTGCCACTGGGCGTGGTCCGCGTTCTCCTCGGTGACCTGCAGGACCACCAGCTCATCTCGATCGGGCGCGCTTCGGCGAGCGAGCGCATTCTCAAGGAAGTGATCAATGGACTTCGGGCCCTCTGA
- a CDS encoding roadblock/LC7 domain-containing protein, with translation MTGKATNTGELNWLLDDLTTRVGAVRQAVILSTDGLAVGFSKGLSREDAEHLSAVAAGFQSLARGAGRHFGGGEVRQTIVEMESAFLFVTAAGQGTCLAVLSSSDADVGHIAYEMAMLVKRVGQHISTLPRQGLS, from the coding sequence ATGACCGGAAAAGCGACTAACACCGGCGAGCTGAACTGGCTCCTCGACGACCTGACCACCAGGGTGGGCGCGGTGCGCCAGGCGGTGATCCTGTCCACCGACGGGCTCGCCGTCGGCTTCTCCAAGGGACTCAGCCGGGAGGACGCCGAACACCTGTCGGCGGTCGCGGCCGGATTCCAGAGTCTGGCGCGCGGGGCCGGCCGGCACTTCGGCGGCGGTGAGGTGCGCCAGACGATCGTGGAGATGGAGTCGGCCTTCCTGTTCGTCACGGCCGCCGGCCAGGGAACCTGCCTGGCCGTGCTGAGCAGTTCCGACGCCGACGTCGGCCACATCGCCTACGAGATGGCGATGCTGGTCAAGCGGGTTGGCCAGCACATCTCCACCCTTCCCCGCCAAGGGCTCTCGTGA
- a CDS encoding sensor histidine kinase has protein sequence MLLLLPLLSLSALWGFVLNLTVGDGVDLFQANSRYQSVGLTSTQLGLELQAERTQSSVAISSRVLTSEIGQQRGRTDRAVEKFRDAALADDAHSPELSAALDTLVHQLDRLPAIRAGIDGGQDARLVVLSNYNRILDSVFLLYDQMAAVPDLAIYQQAAAMQSMGNAREILARENALISGALIDYRMSAEERSAFGGYVSTRRFLHARGLSALDTELGGPYRDTFDSAAFEKFVALEEAVVGATGGTLPPEARGWKATTDGVATWLDQIGLSASKELAKRSQSVATGIMVRIVVAGGIGLIAVITSIIISVRFGRRLVGELAGLRSAALDLAEERLPRVVERLRRGEEVDVYAEAPPIVVNGSAEVRDLAHAFGSVQHTAVEAAVGQANLRRGVSQVFVNLARRNQGLLHRQLTLLDSMQRRAGDPDSLEDLFRLDHLTTRMRRHAESLIILSGSAPGRTWRRPVAVVDVVRAAISEVEDYKRVSVPPMPDASLDGAAVADIAHLIAELVENATLYSPPQTMVTVRGDVVSNGFAVEVEDRGLGLSPTEYEAINERLADPPEFDLADSDRLGLFVVGQLAARHGIQVLLRDSPFGGTTAIVLIPRTVLAQTPSPLTITAERLAEGQPEFFTPAPPAALTTGRSEPGLPRSESGLPRRTRTVPSAAGSSAPPLAAPAPSTPALSVVTDLPGREAAHRPGRGPAHEPIGSPTPEPPRAPVGEPALRTADEPVRETTGPGNLPRRVRQANLAPQLRQESPAPVEPEQPPEPPERSPDEVRALFSAFQAGGRRGREEQGNDFAHQTTGDKGD, from the coding sequence TTGCTGCTGCTCTTACCCCTGTTGTCGCTCAGCGCGCTCTGGGGATTCGTCCTCAACCTGACCGTCGGCGACGGGGTGGACCTGTTCCAGGCGAACTCCCGATACCAGTCCGTCGGCCTCACCTCCACCCAGCTGGGGCTCGAACTGCAGGCCGAGCGGACGCAGTCCTCGGTCGCGATCAGCTCCCGGGTCCTGACCAGCGAGATCGGCCAGCAGCGCGGCCGTACCGACCGGGCTGTCGAGAAGTTCCGCGACGCCGCGCTCGCCGACGACGCCCACAGCCCGGAGCTGAGCGCCGCGCTGGACACCCTGGTTCACCAGCTCGACCGGCTGCCGGCCATCCGCGCCGGCATCGACGGCGGCCAGGACGCCCGGCTGGTGGTGCTGTCGAACTACAACCGGATCCTGGACTCGGTCTTCCTGCTGTACGACCAGATGGCCGCGGTCCCCGACCTGGCGATCTACCAGCAGGCCGCGGCCATGCAGTCGATGGGCAACGCCCGCGAGATCCTCGCCAGGGAGAACGCGCTGATCAGCGGGGCGCTGATCGACTACCGGATGTCCGCCGAGGAGCGGAGCGCCTTCGGCGGGTACGTCTCCACCCGGCGTTTCCTGCACGCGCGCGGCCTGTCCGCCCTGGACACCGAGCTGGGCGGCCCGTACCGGGACACCTTCGACTCCGCGGCCTTCGAGAAGTTCGTCGCGCTGGAGGAGGCCGTCGTGGGGGCCACCGGTGGGACCCTTCCCCCCGAGGCGCGCGGCTGGAAGGCGACCACGGACGGAGTCGCGACCTGGCTCGACCAGATAGGCCTCTCCGCCTCCAAGGAGCTGGCCAAGCGGTCCCAGTCGGTGGCCACCGGCATCATGGTGCGGATCGTCGTCGCCGGCGGCATCGGCCTGATCGCGGTGATCACGTCGATCATCATCTCGGTCCGTTTCGGCCGCCGTCTGGTCGGCGAGCTGGCCGGGCTCCGCTCGGCGGCGCTGGATCTGGCGGAGGAGCGGCTCCCCCGCGTCGTGGAACGGCTCCGGCGCGGCGAGGAGGTCGACGTGTACGCCGAGGCCCCGCCGATCGTGGTGAACGGCTCGGCCGAGGTCCGCGACCTGGCGCACGCGTTCGGCTCGGTGCAGCACACCGCCGTCGAGGCCGCCGTCGGCCAGGCCAACCTGCGCCGCGGCGTCAGCCAGGTCTTCGTGAACCTGGCCCGGCGCAATCAGGGCCTGCTCCACCGTCAGCTCACCCTGCTGGACAGCATGCAGCGCCGGGCAGGCGACCCCGACAGCCTTGAGGACCTGTTCCGCCTGGACCATCTGACCACCCGCATGCGGCGGCACGCGGAGAGCCTGATCATCCTGTCCGGCTCCGCGCCCGGCCGGACCTGGCGCAGGCCGGTGGCCGTGGTCGACGTCGTCAGAGCCGCGATCTCCGAGGTCGAGGACTACAAACGGGTCAGCGTGCCGCCGATGCCCGACGCGTCGCTCGACGGGGCCGCGGTCGCCGACATCGCCCACCTGATAGCCGAGCTCGTCGAGAACGCCACGCTCTACTCACCGCCGCAGACCATGGTGACCGTCCGCGGTGACGTGGTGTCCAACGGATTCGCCGTCGAGGTGGAGGACCGCGGCCTGGGCCTGAGCCCCACGGAGTACGAGGCGATCAACGAGCGGCTGGCCGACCCGCCGGAGTTCGATCTGGCCGACAGCGACCGGCTCGGCCTGTTCGTGGTGGGCCAGCTCGCCGCCCGGCACGGCATCCAGGTCCTGCTGCGCGATTCACCGTTCGGCGGCACCACGGCCATCGTGCTCATTCCCCGCACGGTGCTCGCCCAGACTCCTTCGCCGCTCACCATCACCGCCGAGCGGCTCGCCGAGGGGCAGCCGGAGTTCTTCACGCCCGCGCCGCCCGCCGCCCTGACCACCGGTCGCTCCGAGCCGGGTCTGCCGCGCTCCGAGTCGGGGCTGCCGCGCCGGACGAGGACGGTCCCCTCAGCCGCGGGTTCTTCCGCGCCGCCGCTCGCCGCGCCGGCCCCCTCCACACCGGCCCTCTCCGTGGTGACCGACCTGCCGGGTCGCGAGGCCGCCCACCGGCCCGGCCGCGGGCCGGCCCATGAGCCGATCGGCTCGCCGACCCCCGAGCCGCCCCGCGCACCGGTCGGGGAGCCCGCTCTCAGGACGGCCGACGAGCCGGTTCGCGAGACCACCGGACCGGGGAACCTGCCCCGCCGGGTACGGCAGGCGAACCTGGCCCCACAGCTACGGCAAGAGTCCCCGGCGCCTGTCGAGCCGGAGCAGCCGCCGGAGCCCCCCGAGCGTTCGCCGGACGAGGTCCGCGCTCTCTTCTCCGCCTTCCAGGCGGGGGGACGGCGTGGGCGCGAGGAACAGGGAAATGACTTCGCACACCAGACGACAGGCGATAAGGGGGACTAA
- a CDS encoding SDR family NAD(P)-dependent oxidoreductase has translation MISVITGASAGIGAAAAVELARRGQQVVLVGRDPAKVAGVAERVRAVSGTAPETLTCDYISLEDVRRLGAELLARYPRIDVLINNAGVMTTERTLTRDGHETMIQVNHLAPFLLTNLLLDRVTGRVITTSSRAGKTGQVDPSDLNRERRRWSGWMQYGDTKQAGALFTVELARRLAGTGVSATCFHPGVIKTEFAAKTFLMWMVKNIPGMGQTVEQGASTMVHLATHPDGAAHPGRYFAKSAPRTVPTGMSDPALARTLWDASAAAVALPAKA, from the coding sequence ATGATTAGTGTGATTACTGGGGCTAGTGCCGGAATCGGCGCGGCCGCCGCGGTTGAGCTCGCCAGGCGCGGGCAGCAGGTCGTCCTGGTCGGCCGCGATCCCGCCAAAGTGGCCGGAGTGGCCGAACGGGTCAGGGCCGTCTCCGGAACGGCGCCGGAGACGCTCACCTGTGACTACATCTCGCTGGAAGACGTCCGCCGGCTCGGCGCGGAACTGCTCGCCCGCTATCCGCGGATCGACGTGCTGATAAACAACGCGGGGGTGATGACCACCGAACGGACGCTCACCCGCGACGGCCACGAGACGATGATCCAGGTGAACCACCTCGCACCGTTTCTGCTGACGAACCTGCTGCTGGACCGGGTGACCGGCCGGGTGATCACCACCTCGTCCCGGGCGGGCAAGACCGGGCAGGTGGATCCCTCCGACCTGAACAGGGAACGGCGGCGGTGGAGCGGCTGGATGCAGTACGGCGACACCAAGCAGGCGGGTGCGCTGTTCACGGTGGAGCTGGCCCGGCGGCTCGCCGGGACGGGAGTGAGCGCCACCTGCTTCCATCCGGGGGTGATCAAAACGGAGTTCGCCGCGAAGACGTTCCTGATGTGGATGGTGAAGAACATCCCCGGCATGGGCCAGACCGTCGAGCAGGGCGCGAGCACCATGGTCCATCTCGCCACCCACCCGGACGGCGCCGCCCACCCGGGCCGCTACTTCGCCAAGAGCGCCCCCCGGACCGTCCCCACGGGCATGAGCGATCCCGCCCTGGCCCGCACCCTCTGGGACGCCAGCGCCGCGGCCGTCGCCCTTCCCGCCAAGGCGTAG
- a CDS encoding NAD(P)-binding protein: MSDPQDVTPGRARELGMDRPITRRDFFDGVATVAGVAALGSLTGCAAGLPNAIGTERLKVPREAGYPPDLTGLRGNTAQALSVPHALRDDRFWDYAGVPEPTGEHYDLVVVGAGISGVCAAHRWLERAPDARILVLDNHDEVGGHARRNEFHPKDRRGLLIGYGGSQSIEAPSVWTPEGKDLLGKIGVKVKKFEKYFDQRLYTDLGMYDSVYCDRETFTAEKLVVLAPGRAASRWIAELPVAEQAREDLLMLYGDPPDWFPGLSDGQKKERLAGLTYAGFLKDVCKVHPDVLRFVQTMPNDEWGYGSDAFGAIDAWGSAGEYGYPGFQGLGLDRTAPSPYNSPSMIKGWGADDPYIYHFPEGNQAIVRMMIGRMIPGFTTAADMDDISTATFDYGRLDLPGNQVSIRLSSPVVSVANDGDPATATGATVGYFDGDVVRTVGAANVIMACWNMVIPYLVGELPAEQKEALRKAVKVPMLYATVQLRGWTAWQKMGVNRTRFTGAYWSVAELDYPVSIGDYRPPMTPDQPINVHMISAPAVPGMSPAAGSVAGRYALIKTPYDYLEYSIRDQLTRLLGPGGFDPGRDIQAITVNRWGHGYAPEYATPWNLDFYPGGPLPATLARRRAGRIAIANSDSVPAAYADAAITAAYRAVGELQA; encoded by the coding sequence ATGAGCGATCCTCAGGACGTCACTCCGGGCAGGGCCCGGGAGCTGGGCATGGACCGGCCCATCACCCGCCGGGACTTCTTCGACGGCGTGGCCACGGTGGCGGGGGTCGCGGCACTGGGCTCCCTGACGGGATGCGCCGCGGGGCTGCCCAACGCCATCGGCACGGAGAGGCTCAAGGTTCCGCGGGAGGCCGGCTATCCGCCGGACCTCACCGGCCTGCGGGGCAACACCGCCCAGGCGCTCAGCGTGCCCCACGCCCTGCGGGACGACCGGTTCTGGGACTACGCGGGCGTTCCCGAGCCCACCGGCGAGCACTACGACCTGGTCGTGGTCGGGGCGGGGATCAGCGGCGTCTGCGCGGCCCACCGGTGGCTGGAGCGCGCGCCGGACGCGCGGATCCTGGTCCTGGACAACCACGACGAGGTCGGCGGGCACGCCCGGCGCAACGAGTTCCACCCGAAGGACCGCAGGGGGCTGCTGATCGGGTACGGCGGATCGCAGTCGATCGAGGCCCCCTCGGTGTGGACGCCCGAGGGCAAGGACCTGCTCGGCAAGATCGGGGTGAAGGTCAAGAAGTTCGAGAAGTACTTCGACCAGAGGCTCTACACGGACCTCGGGATGTACGACAGCGTCTACTGCGACCGGGAGACCTTCACCGCGGAGAAGCTGGTCGTCCTCGCGCCGGGCCGCGCGGCCTCCCGGTGGATCGCCGAACTGCCGGTCGCCGAGCAGGCCAGGGAGGACCTGCTGATGCTCTACGGGGACCCGCCGGACTGGTTCCCCGGGCTGTCCGACGGGCAGAAGAAGGAGCGCCTGGCCGGACTGACCTACGCGGGTTTCCTCAAGGACGTCTGCAAGGTCCACCCGGACGTGCTGCGGTTCGTCCAGACCATGCCGAACGACGAGTGGGGTTACGGCTCCGACGCCTTCGGCGCCATCGACGCCTGGGGCAGCGCCGGAGAGTACGGCTACCCCGGGTTCCAGGGTCTGGGCCTCGACCGCACCGCGCCGTCACCGTACAACTCGCCCAGCATGATCAAGGGATGGGGTGCGGACGATCCGTACATCTACCACTTTCCCGAGGGGAACCAGGCCATCGTCCGGATGATGATCGGACGGATGATCCCGGGATTCACCACGGCCGCCGACATGGACGACATCAGCACCGCGACGTTCGACTACGGTCGGCTCGACCTGCCGGGCAACCAGGTCAGCATCCGCCTTTCCAGCCCGGTGGTCTCGGTCGCCAACGACGGCGACCCCGCCACGGCCACCGGCGCCACGGTGGGATATTTCGACGGGGACGTGGTCAGGACCGTCGGCGCGGCCAACGTGATCATGGCCTGCTGGAACATGGTGATCCCCTACCTGGTCGGCGAGCTTCCGGCCGAGCAGAAGGAGGCGCTGCGCAAGGCGGTCAAGGTGCCGATGCTGTACGCGACCGTCCAGCTCCGCGGCTGGACCGCCTGGCAGAAGATGGGCGTCAACCGCACCCGTTTCACCGGCGCCTACTGGTCCGTGGCCGAACTCGACTACCCGGTGAGCATCGGGGACTACCGGCCCCCGATGACGCCGGACCAGCCGATCAACGTGCACATGATCTCCGCTCCCGCCGTGCCGGGCATGTCACCGGCCGCCGGCTCGGTCGCCGGCCGCTACGCGTTGATCAAAACGCCCTACGACTATCTGGAGTACAGCATCCGCGACCAGCTCACCCGGCTGCTCGGTCCCGGCGGCTTCGACCCGGGCCGCGACATCCAGGCGATCACGGTCAACCGGTGGGGGCACGGCTACGCGCCCGAGTACGCCACCCCGTGGAATCTCGACTTCTACCCCGGGGGCCCGCTCCCGGCGACTCTGGCCCGCCGGCGGGCGGGCCGGATCGCGATCGCCAACTCCGACTCCGTACCGGCCGCCTACGCCGACGCCGCCATCACCGCCGCCTACCGCGCGGTCGGGGAGCTGCAGGCCTGA
- the ccmA gene encoding heme ABC exporter ATP-binding protein CcmA, translated as MNEPIIVVRDVEVMLGGNPVLQGVGLTATAGEIVAVVGPNGVGKSTLLRCVAGLHPPDSGEVDVFGGPPRDDSAFWRDVALVGDEPAWYPGLTVREHLELMRAVHASARLAVEDALEAFDLRERADAVPLTLSTGQRQRLSLASGLLRPSRLLLLDEPERGLDSDFRRRLAAILTDYAAGGGTVVMATHDLQLAEATRARHVVLAAVRAGSAR; from the coding sequence GTGAATGAACCGATCATCGTAGTCCGCGACGTCGAGGTGATGCTCGGCGGGAACCCGGTGCTCCAAGGCGTCGGGCTGACGGCCACCGCGGGGGAGATCGTCGCCGTGGTCGGGCCGAACGGGGTGGGGAAGTCGACCCTGCTCCGCTGCGTCGCCGGCCTGCACCCACCCGACTCGGGAGAGGTCGACGTCTTCGGCGGGCCGCCCCGGGACGACTCCGCGTTCTGGCGTGACGTGGCGCTGGTGGGCGACGAGCCGGCCTGGTACCCGGGACTGACGGTCCGGGAGCACCTGGAGCTGATGCGCGCGGTTCACGCGTCGGCCCGCCTGGCGGTCGAGGACGCCCTGGAGGCATTCGACCTGCGAGAACGCGCCGACGCGGTGCCGCTGACCCTTTCCACCGGCCAGCGCCAGCGGCTCTCGCTGGCGTCCGGCCTGCTCCGGCCGAGTCGGCTGCTGCTGCTTGACGAGCCCGAGCGCGGGCTCGACTCGGACTTCCGGCGGCGTCTGGCGGCGATCCTGACGGATTACGCGGCCGGGGGCGGGACGGTGGTGATGGCCACCCACGACCTCCAGCTCGCCGAAGCCACCCGGGCCCGTCATGTCGTGCTGGCCGCCGTGCGGGCGGGAAGTGCCCGGTGA
- a CDS encoding DUF6297 family protein gives MSGLADPVPAVRAFIRSRKGGQPSWLDRYTALFGLAMAAVVLAQPVSSAFAAVTRQSDPARAAAGAALIMLAYAGLLVVTRAAGPVAVPAADAAWLVLSPLDRRGVLGRTAGLLAAVSLPAGIVLGVGVLAVLGSPDGSVVMLITVVVLGLAASAGGMAVAVLAQASQTWSSWLQATVVVTVLLAAAVALLGSGAGRRLLAAASAPVPYGMALAGASAMVAALLVRRAWASLGDIPARTVLAASSRVGHVATAAAGMEPGALTWIAEDNHWRGRLLRSRRWPALPSPSAQAWQDWRRLSRRPGRLAAMLGTSLLPFLVARATGGLGPLTAAVVITGALAVAAAGTSGARRDGDNPALARLLGVGFREGLAARAVLPVLLSAGWLTLALGGLALEGALTSGPWWLLGPAAAPAVAAGALRMARRRPVDHSMPVIDTPGGAIPTGPLLWAVTGVDLATLGCVPLLLALTVQRPVPETFPAGQVLLGAAVLSGYLFRARRDVR, from the coding sequence GTGAGCGGCCTCGCGGACCCGGTCCCGGCCGTACGCGCTTTCATTCGGTCACGCAAGGGCGGTCAGCCGAGCTGGCTGGACCGTTATACGGCCCTGTTCGGACTGGCGATGGCCGCCGTGGTCCTGGCCCAGCCCGTGTCCTCGGCGTTCGCGGCCGTCACCCGGCAGAGCGATCCGGCACGGGCCGCGGCAGGGGCCGCGCTGATCATGTTGGCCTACGCCGGCCTTCTCGTCGTCACCCGTGCGGCCGGTCCGGTCGCCGTGCCGGCCGCCGACGCCGCCTGGCTGGTGCTGTCCCCGCTGGACCGGCGAGGCGTGCTGGGCCGGACCGCGGGCCTGCTCGCGGCGGTCTCCCTACCGGCCGGGATCGTGCTCGGCGTGGGCGTGCTCGCCGTGCTGGGATCGCCCGACGGATCGGTGGTGATGCTGATCACGGTGGTGGTCCTCGGCCTGGCGGCGAGCGCCGGGGGCATGGCCGTGGCGGTGCTCGCCCAGGCGTCGCAGACCTGGAGCTCGTGGCTGCAGGCGACCGTCGTGGTGACGGTCCTGCTGGCCGCGGCCGTCGCGCTGCTCGGCTCCGGCGCGGGGCGCCGGCTGCTCGCCGCCGCGTCCGCGCCCGTGCCGTACGGCATGGCCCTGGCGGGAGCGTCCGCCATGGTGGCGGCCCTGCTCGTACGGCGGGCATGGGCGTCACTGGGCGATATCCCCGCACGGACCGTGCTGGCCGCCTCCAGCCGGGTGGGGCACGTGGCCACGGCGGCGGCCGGCATGGAACCCGGGGCCCTGACCTGGATCGCCGAGGACAACCACTGGCGCGGGCGCCTCCTGCGCTCGCGCCGGTGGCCGGCGCTGCCGTCGCCGTCGGCCCAGGCATGGCAGGACTGGCGCCGGCTCTCCCGGCGGCCCGGACGGCTGGCGGCGATGCTGGGCACCTCCCTGCTGCCGTTCCTGGTCGCACGGGCCACCGGTGGCCTCGGCCCGCTGACGGCGGCAGTGGTGATCACCGGTGCGCTGGCCGTCGCGGCGGCGGGCACCTCGGGTGCACGGCGGGACGGCGACAACCCCGCTCTGGCCCGGCTGCTCGGTGTCGGTTTCCGCGAGGGCCTGGCCGCGAGAGCGGTGTTGCCGGTGCTGCTGAGCGCCGGTTGGCTGACCCTGGCCCTGGGCGGACTGGCGCTGGAAGGCGCCCTCACCTCCGGCCCGTGGTGGCTGCTGGGGCCGGCGGCCGCCCCCGCCGTGGCCGCGGGAGCGCTGCGGATGGCGCGCCGGCGGCCCGTCGACCACTCGATGCCGGTGATCGACACACCGGGGGGCGCGATCCCCACCGGACCGCTCCTGTGGGCCGTGACCGGCGTCGACCTGGCCACCCTGGGATGCGTCCCCCTGCTCCTGGCGTTGACCGTTCAGCGGCCGGTTCCGGAGACGTTCCCGGCCGGGCAGGTCCTGCTCGGCGCCGCCGTCCTCTCCGGCTACCTGTTCCGCGCGCGGCGGGACGTCCGGTGA
- a CDS encoding DEAD/DEAH box helicase codes for MTLNTPEETTSFADLALRPELLHALTRLGYEEPTPIQREAIPPLMEGRDLLGQAATGTGKTAAFALPVLQRMAPDGAGGQPMALVLVPTRELAVQVSEAFHHYGRDLGARILPIYGGQPIGRQLRALQQGVDVVVATPGRALDHIGRGTLRLDDLKMVVLDEADEMLDMGFAEEIEAILQETPEDRQTVLFSATMPPRINGIARRHLNDPVRIEMGRETTAPGEAPLVRQVAYIVPRAHKPAALGRVLDVEAPTAAIVFCRTRDEVDQLTETLNGRGYRAEALHGGMGQEQRDRVMGRLRSGTAELLVATDVAARGLDVEQLTHVVNYDVPSAPESYVHRIGRVGRAGREGVAITLAEPREHRMLKTIERVTKRRITVEKVPTIADLHARRLELTRAALHESLLEDDLERFRVVVETLADEFDIMEVALAAVKLAHEAGGGADDEEEIPDVAPVAGREGRGRRENTGPQERRGRGPAGGMTRLFIGAGRSSGVRPQDLVGAIAGETRLSGREVGAIEISDRFSLVEVPESAADEVIATLRGATIKGRKATVRRERYGSR; via the coding sequence ATGACCCTGAACACGCCAGAGGAAACAACCAGCTTCGCCGACCTGGCGCTGCGGCCCGAGCTGCTGCACGCGCTCACCCGCCTCGGCTATGAGGAGCCCACGCCGATCCAGCGCGAGGCGATCCCGCCGCTGATGGAGGGGCGCGACCTGCTGGGGCAGGCGGCGACGGGGACGGGGAAGACCGCGGCGTTCGCGCTGCCGGTGCTCCAGCGGATGGCTCCGGACGGCGCAGGCGGGCAGCCGATGGCGCTGGTGCTCGTGCCCACCCGCGAGCTGGCCGTACAGGTCTCGGAGGCGTTCCACCACTACGGCCGCGACCTGGGCGCGCGCATCCTGCCCATCTACGGCGGGCAGCCGATCGGCCGCCAGCTGCGGGCGCTCCAGCAGGGGGTCGACGTCGTGGTCGCGACGCCCGGCCGCGCACTCGACCACATCGGGCGCGGCACGCTCCGGCTGGACGACCTCAAGATGGTCGTGCTGGACGAGGCCGACGAGATGCTCGACATGGGGTTCGCCGAGGAGATCGAGGCGATCCTCCAGGAGACCCCCGAGGACCGGCAGACGGTGCTCTTCTCGGCGACGATGCCGCCGCGCATCAACGGGATAGCCCGCCGCCACCTGAACGACCCGGTCCGGATCGAGATGGGGCGCGAGACGACGGCCCCGGGCGAGGCCCCGCTGGTACGGCAGGTCGCCTACATCGTCCCGCGCGCGCACAAGCCCGCGGCGCTCGGGCGGGTGCTGGACGTGGAGGCGCCCACCGCCGCGATCGTCTTCTGCCGCACCCGCGACGAGGTCGACCAGCTCACCGAGACGCTGAACGGACGCGGCTACCGCGCCGAGGCACTGCACGGCGGAATGGGCCAGGAGCAGCGTGACCGCGTGATGGGACGGCTGCGGAGCGGGACGGCGGAGCTGCTCGTCGCGACCGACGTGGCCGCGCGGGGGCTTGACGTCGAGCAGCTCACCCACGTGGTCAACTACGACGTCCCCTCGGCGCCGGAGTCGTACGTGCACCGGATCGGCCGGGTCGGCCGAGCCGGCCGCGAGGGTGTGGCCATCACCCTGGCGGAGCCCCGGGAGCACCGGATGCTCAAGACCATCGAACGGGTGACCAAGCGCCGGATCACGGTGGAGAAGGTTCCGACGATCGCCGACCTGCACGCCCGGCGGCTGGAGCTGACCCGGGCCGCGCTGCACGAGAGCCTCCTGGAGGACGACCTGGAGCGCTTCCGCGTCGTGGTCGAGACGCTCGCCGACGAGTTCGACATCATGGAGGTGGCGCTCGCGGCGGTGAAGCTGGCGCACGAGGCCGGCGGGGGCGCGGACGACGAGGAGGAGATCCCGGACGTCGCCCCGGTGGCCGGGCGGGAGGGCCGCGGCCGCCGGGAGAACACCGGGCCTCAGGAGAGGCGCGGCCGTGGCCCGGCGGGCGGGATGACCCGCCTGTTCATCGGTGCCGGGCGCAGTTCCGGGGTCCGGCCGCAGGACCTGGTCGGCGCGATAGCGGGCGAGACGCGGCTCAGCGGGCGCGAGGTCGGGGCGATCGAGATCTCCGACCGCTTCTCACTCGTGGAGGTCCCGGAGTCCGCGGCCGACGAGGTGATCGCCACCCTCCGGGGAGCCACCATCAAGGGGCGGAAGGCGACGGTCCGCCGGGAGCGCTACGGGTCGCGCTGA